A window of Devosia chinhatensis genomic DNA:
CCCAGAGTGCCAACGGATATAGCCAAGTCAGATTAACTGCAATGCAGGCCAAAGTGACCGGCAAATGTCCGTTCCAGCGGCGCGCGAGGCGCTGATATGCATGGGAGCGATGGGCAGAAAAGACTCGTTCTCCTCGGAATGCCCGCTGAATTAGCGTCACTGTGGCATCAGCAACGAACAGGGCAGCCAGGATCAGAACGACGCTGTAATCCAAAATGTTTGCCGACAGCAGACCCAGCGCGATAGCGAATATGGCTGTGGCGAGGAAATTGCTGCCAGCGTCGCCCATGAAGATTTTCGCCGGAGGCCAGTTCAGCACCAGAAAGCCCAACGAGGCGCTGGCCACCGCCGCGCCCCACCACATCAGCCAGACCGCGCCGCTATCTTGCCCGCTACCTAGAGCGAAAAATATCAAGCCAGCCAATAACAATACGCTTTCTGATGCGGCAATTCCGTCGATGCCATCCATGAAATTAAACAGGTTGATCCACCACACCCCTGCCAGGGCAAGGCCGACGTAAAGCAGCGCTTGCGGCACGATCAAACCTGATATCGTCAGAGGCGGCAGGTTGCCCGCAGCACCGAGCAGCACCATAACCAGAACGAACTGTACGCCTAAGCGAAACAGGGCCGGAAGATCCATCCGATCGTCGGCAAGTCCCAGCAGTGCTGCCACCAGGCTTGCGCCCCATGCCGCCAGTGCAAAGGATGACGGCAGCAACGCGAGGCCCGCAAAGAGGGACGCCATTGCAATTGCGATTCCGCCGCCGCTGGGGGTCGGCGTCCGGTGCGAGGAGCGTTCGTTGGGTACC
This region includes:
- a CDS encoding MraY family glycosyltransferase is translated as MPSYVFSILVVLSAAGFAWLMAALVQRNAVRLRLVQVPNERSSHRTPTPSGGGIAIAMASLFAGLALLPSSFALAAWGASLVAALLGLADDRMDLPALFRLGVQFVLVMVLLGAAGNLPPLTISGLIVPQALLYVGLALAGVWWINLFNFMDGIDGIAASESVLLLAGLIFFALGSGQDSGAVWLMWWGAAVASASLGFLVLNWPPAKIFMGDAGSNFLATAIFAIALGLLSANILDYSVVLILAALFVADATVTLIQRAFRGERVFSAHRSHAYQRLARRWNGHLPVTLACIAVNLTWLYPLALWAQRDPAIAWLAVLMAYVPMVFICLIAGAGKPDSETHVATDLATHEE